TCCACATTTTGTGTTTGCAAATTTTGATGCCACCTGAATGAACCGACTCGTCATGATGATGTGCTTATGGCAACTATCCAAATTAAATAACGGGCTTGCTTCTTTTTCAGCTTGGTTTTTCCTACAACACTTGGATTAAAATGTTTTGCCATAGAGCTTAATAAGATTGGCAAAAGGAAACTCACATTTAAAAGAAGTTTTGAGGCACTGACCACTGTCAAAATGTATGGCTGATTATTTAAACTTGAGAAGCAAATTCATACGCATAAATTCGGCAGTAAACAGTGAACCATAGTAATTTTGAGATCCAATTCTTATCTGAATTACCAAACCGGTAATACCAAAATGCTGGCACCATAGTACGTACATGTCATACGGAGCTTCTCATAACTACAATTTATCATCTGAATTTTACCAACCCTGTAACGCCAGAATGCTGGCACCATTGTGTACGTATTTCTTACATGGAACTTCTCATATGCAGTACCAATGTTTGAATGTTTGATGGTTTTGGACGGAGTGAAATTAATACCACATACCATTTTACCATATCTCTTTTGAAGAAACATAGACCAAGCCATACTAAACTCCACTAGGAAACATACAAAACGTACAAAACAGACGATACTGGTGACGTCCTCTGTTATCGAATTGCCATTAACGTACGTCGGGCAGTAACAACCAAGAACTCTCTCTGTCTCTAGTCTCTACTAGTTTCTCTACAAAGATGCCGTTTCACCACAATAGTGTAAAAAACACTAGTTAACTTAACCCCTTCACCTTCTATGACACTAGTAGGACCGTGTATCAATCTGGCAGATCTCTTATTTTTGTATCGTTATTATCACGAGATGACGAGACCCATTGAGTTTTAGGAGGAATACAAATGGTTTTTGGTTGGTGTATCAaacaattgatgtgatttttctaGGTTATCTCCTATGAAGTAGGTCTACTTGACCGGTTGACCCTACTGTTTCGGAAGTACTTATCTTCATCCTTCATTTCCCGCCTAAATGAATAATCACGAGATAGCTTGTGCAATTTTGAAAATTGGAACCAAGTGAAGCATGGGCAATGCTACTACAATTAGCTTAGTGTTCGTATATGATTAATGTGAGGGCTCCCCCAACCCGGTACTCTTATCAATTTCCTGGCAACatattatttttcaaaaatttatgaatgaaatccaaatcccaacaaataaaacaaactaTCAAGTACTCCTATTAAATTTTCTTTCGAGAATTGGGGTTATATTGATGCCAGTGCGATTAGATTCAGTGTTTACTTTCTCATTCAAATAAAAGATGCAAAATGATAACAAAAAAATGCTTCCTATACACGTTTGGCGACTCTATAGTGTTTTCAATCGTTCATTTACCAAGTAACTCGAATTCACTGGGAACTGCACGTATATCCTCTCAGGATTTATAagagtgatatatatatatatatatatattattattgacAGAAAAAGGTAAATTATATTAAAATTTAGCCATCATTAAAAAGATGAAGgctaaagaaaagaaacaaattaGTTGTTGCCAATCACAGCATTCCAGTTACAAATTAGATATTCAAAGAGTAACCTTCAAAAAAATTGGTGTCTAAAGACCATTGAAATAAAGTACATTTGACTGATATTATTAACTGACAGATAGGTCTTCTCAATTGTCTGTACAACCTATAATTACGTTCCTTCCAAATATTCCACCAAATTGCGAACGGAATGAGCCCCCAAATCGTCTTCACCATACCATTGCTCTTTTTATTTGACCACTCCCAAATACTAGCCTTAATACTTCCTGTAAAAACCCATCTAACGCCAAAACTATCCAAGAAATAATGTCACACCTTCCTTATTTCCGGACAATGCAAAAACAAATGGTTGTTTGTTTCTTCTTTAGTTGTACATAATAGGCATTGGCTTGAATTAACTTTCCCTGCTCAGAATAAATAGTCTAGAGTTGGAAGATGGATAGCGAATTGAAGTCCGTACCAAAAAAGATACCTTGAGTGATATATATTATCTCTAACATAATCAGTGTTCCGGTGAAAATAATAGAAGAAGATGGATAGCGAATTGAAGGTCTCGGCTAATTATTTTTTTTCGCATTTCCCTTTTACAAAAGATATTACATTTTCAAATGCAGATACCGTTCCTACCACGTTAACTTGCCAGccagattttgagaaaataaaacaatTTGAGAAATGATATTGGTGCTACTGCTAGGCATTTTAAAAACTTGTAAATTCATTTCCCATAATCCAACAATTTGACCACTTTGACAAGCTAAATCTCAAATCATAATCAATGGGATAACTACTTCCTATTGTCTGATAGATTTAAGCTTACTAGTACCCTGATAAGGATGCAGCCAGACACTCGAGCCTTGTGCGCATCAGATGATGCTGAACCGTCCCAAAGACAAGGTCATTAACCAAACGGACATGTCATAAGATTGTAGATTTTTTGTGGATATCAACAAACAAAAACCTCTACCGTCCACCATTACTTTGACACCACCTAAAGCAGTGTGCAATAGCAAATTTCACGCAAAAGCAAACCTAAAAGAACTGACATTGCAAAACAACAGCTGGTTCAAACCATTTCTATCcagaacaaacaaacaaacaagcaCAGTATAGATAGAATGGTAATCTCCACCCACGTCAAATATCAACAGTGTTTTTGGCATTATATGAATACGTGTAATGCTAGGGGCGTAGGAATTGTTATTTTGCTGAAAAGGTAAAAGTATTACATTACACAGAGCGAGTGAAGAGTCTGTTCTGTCTGACCAAAGACGCACACAACACACTAAAAATAAagtagaagaaaaaagaaaaccaaaaataatatattttaaagaaattcaaaaaaaaaataaaaataaagaagaagcgtGACCAGTGAAGAAGAGACCTGAGAGCAATTGcaatggtgcgagtataaccaaagatcaaagacaaaaaaaaatgaccaaatttgagtttaatcTGGTGTGTGACGTTACGGGTAGAAAACTAAATTTGGTCGAGCGTGCATTATACTTTCGCCTGATCAGATtccagaaaactaaaaacaaaaaaaaacaaaaacaaaaaaaatggggcggaggtataaagcccgccccatataTATAAAGTGTAAAAAAAAAGAGTGGGGCGGGAGTAAAAaaaaagagtggggcggaggtataaaccccgccccacccaaaagaagaaaaaaaaaaaaattgggtagaGGTATAAAGTACGCCTGCTTTGTGGCGGGGACTTTATGCACGTCTGGTGTGGGGTATTAACTATACACCCGTCTGgtggtggggcgttaactatacgttcgctcgactatatttgctTTTGGTATTGATCTTGATTttggaccaaatatagtctggaatttgATTTTTGGTCCGGATTTTAATCGATAGTCTGTCCGTTGTGTCTCGTTTTTTGCAAGGACAGACCCAGAAAGGCTAAATTTCCTTGTAAGGCCCGGGCTAGAAGCCTTGATGGAGTAGAAACTTTTTTTTTGGCTTGTGGACTGGGAGGACTACCCGGGCTAATGCCCCCTTTAAcccagctgtaggtccgtcagTGGTTTTTTGACCAAATATTTGGTTATACTCCCCCACTGTGGTTGCTCTGAGACCACCACGCCACCCCCACCACCCTCCTCCTATATACATTACAGACTCTTCTCCTCTTCATCTCCTCACTCACTCACTCAAAGAACAGACACACAGAGAAAGAGATAGAGAGGTAGAAACAAAAATGTCTGGTTCTGTATAGAGTGCTGTTATAGGGTTTTTGcactattcatcttcatcatgtcTATCATTTACAATGACTAACAGCTTAAATCTCTTCTtcttagaagaagataagaaCTACAGTAATAATTATAGTAACAATGGCTCCATCATCACTACCACACCAAGATTCATCAGTTTATTATCTAGATGCTCTATACTGTCAAGAGGAACAAgcatgggaagaagaagaagtggaagaagaaacaaaagacaATGATGAAAACAGTAGTTTTATTAGGAATGATAATGGATTTGTTTTACCAGCTTTTTTAATGGAACAAGACTTGTTCTGGGAGAATGATGAACTTATGTCTCTTTTTACTAAAGAGAAAGAGATGATAAGTGATAATCTATTGAGTAAACTTGAATCAGATCCAAATCTTGTTAGAGCTAGGAAAGAATCTATTCAATGGATGTTGAAAGTTAATGCCCATTATTCATTCTCTCCTCTTACTGCTGTTCTTGCTGTCAACTTTCTTGATAGATTCTTATCAAGTTTTCACTTCCAGAATGATAAACCCTGGATGACTCAACTCATTTCTGTTGCTTGTATTACTTTAGCTGCCAAAGTTGAAGAAACTCAAGTCCCAGCTCTATTAGATTTTCAAGTAagctcctttttttttcttttttctttttgttcatccaaTCTTCAATAACTGGGGTTTTAGTTTGGTTTTTAAGTATTAATCGATCTGGGTTTGTCTTGATTTGATTAGGTTGAGGATTCTAAGTATGTGTTTGAGGCAAAAACAATTCAAAGGATGGAACTTGTTATACTTTCTTCATTGCATTGGAAGATGAACCCTGTAACTCCACTCTCATTTCTTGATCATATTATAAGAAGGCTGGGTTTGAAGAGTAATCTCCATTGGGAATTTATGCAGAGATGCCAACTTCTCCTCCTCTCTATAATTTCAGGTActaatttctgaattttgtaTCTTCTAGTTTTCTGTTTGTTAATTAGAATTATGCTGTATTTTGAATTGGAATTTTGATTATGTTTCTTATGTTAAATGTGGTTCATTTACTTCAGTAGCTTTGTAATTTAGAAATTTTACAGTGTTTTTCTCAATTCGGAAATTCTTTTTGCAGTAGAAAATTTTAGCAGTACAGTTTTGTGAATTCGTGTTAGCTAATAATCATTAGCGTCTAAGCAAAAACTTGTAATTTTGTTAATCCAGATTCAAGATTTGTATGTTATCTTCCATCTGTACTAGCTGCTGCGACAATGCTGCATGTAATCAACCGCATTGAGCCTTGTAATGCCAAGGAATACCATGACCAGCTCATGGGTGTTCTTCAAATCGACAAGGTTAGTCCTTAAATTCTCATTTATAAGATCCAAATTGAACTTTGCATAAACCCTTAAACCCTAGTGAGTAATTAACAACTGAAGTTTGTATAAATCCTTAAACCTTAGTGAGTGGCTAATAACTGGATGATTATATGTAACAGGACAAAGTTGATGAATGTGTTGAGCTAATCTTGGAATGCACAGCACCATTGGAATACAATGTGGCGAATCTGAAACGCAAGTACGAGTCTGTTCCGGGGAGTCCGAATGGTGTAATGGATGCAAATTTCAGCTCTGATAGTTCAAACGACTCATGGATTGCAACTGAATCAGTAGCTGTGGCATCTCCAAAACCTTCTTCTTTCAAGAAAAGCCGAGTTCAAATTCAACAATTGCGGTTACCATCCATCAACCGTTTTGCTGTCGAGCTTCTCACTAGTCCTCGTTGAAAAACCACTAAGTTCTCCTTCTCATTTCCCATAATCTCTTCCTCCTCCTTTTTGGAATTTCTTTTGAATCTGTTAATACAATATTTATCATTATTGTCATGTTAATTGAGTTCTTAAGTGGAATTTGAAATTTGCTTAATTTCCATCTCTACATTTTCTATTGATTAAAGAGAAGAGATGTGAGGCAAATGAAATACTACTTAATTAAGCAATGCTTGAGGATTAATCttaattttctaaaaataaatgttgttgttgtGTTATTAGATTAGCAAAATCTACTTTATTAGAAATAATTGATAtttgttgctaaaaatgggcaaaTCTAGAATTCGAAGAACAAAAAGTAGGAAATCTAAATCCCATTGCTAACTGTGGATGTCGGCCACCTGGTTTTTAGTTTTGGTTTATTCTGAAAAATGAAaatcttttcatttttatctgaGTTTGACCTTAATGATTATCCCCACCATCTTCATGAAAATCCCTATATCACAATATACATTGATTATAGCTAGTTTTTGCAACAGATTTCACCACAATAATCACAACACTCAAAGACCCACATTTTGCCATATTAGAGACTTTTCTGATTCATGTTTTGGCTTAGTTAAGGGCTGCTAATTGTTGGCTTAATTTTGCCATaacccaagtctttcaagtcattgTTAATTGTTGCCCCATTCTTTGTCTGTACATATTTGTCTTTGCACATGTAAATGTAATGTTTATTCTAAAATCCATACTTAAGCTAAGAAAGCCAGGTTTTGAAAAACATTTTGGCATCTTGAGAGACCTTTTTCACTGTCTGAACACATGCTCTCCAATATTTGACAAATGTTCAGTTTAGCAGTCTCTTTTTCATCTACTTTATTGAACAACAATGACCATGGCTAGTTGGTGGCTACTATACTCCATTAAGGGCTTggctagaaagaaaaaaataatgtcTTTGAATTTTGAGTCAAAGAATTCAAAAAATTTGGTGGGGGCCCACTCTGATGACACAAATGGAGAGGACTGTGGAGTGTAAACAGTAGAATTTATTTTACTTACTGTAAACACGATGAGAATGATTGTTGCCATTTGTCATGATTTGAGATGAAAATATACTGTTTTGGTCTTATGTATTCATAATATTGGATTGGACCACTTATGAATGGTATTTAGTACAACAGATATCACATGTTATATAATAAATTGATTGTAGTAAATATTTTTGCCATAATTAATCAAGAATTTAATCATTTTCCTTTGCCATATTTATGCTTGTATTTATGACCTTGGTTATTACTCGTGTTAATTAGGATATTTAATGCATTATTATGAATGGAGGATATAGATGGAGAGCATTATAGTTTTTGGGTATGTCACTACTCCCCCATCAAGGgatatttgtttgtttgattaaaTGTGGATCTTTGAGTGAGGAACACAAGGATATGTTGTCTTGATTTGGTGGGGATGCTTGTGTTTTCAACTTTTTAAAGGTTAATCTTTTTGGGTTGTATGTAACAAAAGATTATTGATCATCAAAAGATGCAGTAGTACCGCTAGTAGTACTAATACATGTGGATGCATGCTAAATGTTAGTAGAAGAAGATAAATTAGGGATTTGCAAATGATTGTTTGTACCTCGTGATTGTGAATTCACTTACAATGTGGAACTAAGCGGAAGACTCAATTCCGGCGTTATGGATTTTTCAGGCCATAAGTTGTAAAAACTCAGATAACTGAACATCATTCTGGTACAAGTGTGGTTTGAACtccaattctttttaaaacaactatCAACCGTTTGAACACCTCAGAGGCTCAAACTGTTAATTACTTTGGAATTCCTGGAAAACATACTTAGAGCAAGAGCATGGGATGAGAACTCTCATTCAAAGTTGATAAAGCTTGATCAAAAATTATTCAGCTATTATGGATGATAACTAGTCCATTCACCCAAAGTGGAGCCTGAGAAACTAATCTTCGGTCGTTTGGAAATCTTTTTTTTGCTTGAATGGCTGATCATCCgcatcttaaatatattttcaacTTTTTAAGTCCTAAATTTCCTCAAAACGGCTAATGTTCAGCCTCTTTCAGCGTCCACATTCATGTAACAAACCAAATTCCTGAACAAATCTGGTAAAAAAGAATTGGTTTCTCGACGTGCGACAAAACGGTAGCAAACTGTAATTTAGTCAGCCGCACACAGGAATAACGTCTGAGTTGAGGCGTTAATTGAAGTACTATATGATGGTTGAGCATATGGGTAGGGCGTGCATATAACATGGACGTTTATAAAATTATAATATGTGCGCCTGATACCCAGACGTAACTATAAACACGCCTACCTACAAATACAACTAATACCAACGCCTATTCTCACACATTCACCATACTCACGCCTCACAATATTTGGTTACAGTATGGGGTGATGACTACATTTagtctcaaaccctaaaaaagCCTGATTAAATTTGGTTTAGTCGCAACGATTACGATTCCAGATTAAGTATGGCTTCATAGTCGTGGTTGTGAACGTTCTTAGGCTAGGTATTATGGGCTGGATTTGGTTTCTAGATTAGACAAAAAAcattgtttatttttttcttctacttCTCTCTCTAGATATATCTTGAACGCCAACTAGTTGCGAGATAGTTTCGTTAAATGGTTAcgcgcaaaaaaaaaatcaatttttcgttGTTTGGTTCACCGCGAGTGGAATATTCCACGATATTTGCGTTGAATGGAAAGTCACAGCCAGTCTGCGCGGAATGAAAAGTAAAAAGGAATTTACTTTACTTTTGTTCCAGTTAGGGATTGAATCTGAATCAGAGGtcgaatcagatctgactcaaaattaaaaacaaacggtctgacatcAGACTCGCGACGAGTCATAAAAGTTGACTCAAATTCAGATCGCGAAACAGATGCAAATAAACATGGTCTAAGCTTTAATGGACTTGCTCTGTCACGGTCAAAGATCACTCCTTCACCTAATCTCTCACTGGATTTGAAAGTGATTAATAGCGTTTGCTCTGATAACACTCCTCGCTAAACTTATATTGTCGTAAATTTACTTTTTAGTACCAGAACTTCAAATTTGATTAGATTAATGTTGAAGGAATTGTTAGTACTAGTAAGTATTTAATATTGGAATCCAGTCCAGTCATGTTTCCACCCAATAATTGTGAAATAATAATACACATACCACCAAATGATGATTATGTTTACTGAAGCTACTCTCATCCTTATAATGAATGTCCTCCATTCCATTCCCTTTTGATTTTGACCGAGTCCCCTCCTTTGAAACTCACCCACCTGACACTATCATTAAACTTTGTTTTTCCTTATAATGAAATTCTATCTTTTTACTTGTTTTCATCTCTCCATCCAGCTGTAAATGTTAAAACCTCTCTTTCTCTTATGTCTCCTCTTCTGCTATAGACTATCTCCCTCTTCTGGATACCATGTAAGTTTGTGTATGTCATCAAGGACAATGCCAAATATGGGCAACATGTGAGGGACTAGAGATACACGGGACAATTTTTAGGATCTTATATTCGGGTCCCTCCATATTAGGTATAATGAGGTTGGAATCACTTCCTTGAGTTTTGGATTATGGTttgtctttgaatttttcctcTTCATGTTTCAAATGATACACTGGAGCTAGAATTTCACGTAATTAGAATCCCTGCGGTAAAACGAGTTTAACTGAGCTATGTTTTGATTGAAAGTCATAAATGCAACTGTACTAGTATAGGAATCGCTGCCATAAAATTGATAACAAGTCTCTATTGTTGAGTTGGAGAAAAGAACTTGACCCAACACGTTCTGAATTCTGGATTTCTGATATCTGATGAATATTTTCCCATCGATTCAGTTTCCTTTGGAATTCAGTCGTATAGATAGACTGGAAAACAATCTCATTCAACTCGTGAGTTTattaaatatgaaaaatccaagaAGTAAATCCTCCTGCCAAAACATTTTTGGTTCAAAGGGTTCTGGGGCTGTGTTCTTTAATACTATATGCTGCATCAGAGTCTTCACCATTTCATTTCTATCCATCTCCATTCATTGCTCACCTTCTCAGTCTGAATTTGTGATTGAGACGGGAGTATTGTCAAGACCCAATATCTGAACTGCTGAACCCCACAACATTCAGACTTATCAACATATTGAGTATGTGAACTTAATCCTGAATTCTAATCTATCAAATGTTTTAACAAGATTAAGGTCGCCAATTTTGGTGCTAAATTACTAAGTACTAACCATGCCTAAAGCCCCTGCATGCACCCAATTCGTCTCCAGGCCGCTCTTGGCGGTTTAGGGTTTCCGGGTGATAACATGTGAATTTCTCTCTTCTGCGGTTTCATAAACAAACCCAACCAGGCTCGTGGATGCTGCAGAAATGGGAGTGGCGCATCTGTTTAACGGGTCCGTGACAGCGCAAGAGTACATAGATGGGAGCAGAATTGTGGTCCTAAGAGGTCTCCGATAGTACAACATCTCTAACTAATAAATACTGTAGCTTCTCTCAATGCTCCTTCTTTGGCAGAAAGGAAAAGGACATTGAAATTTCAGATAGGACTTTGGCAGTAACCTATAAAAGAAAAAATGTCTCTAGTGAAAACAGATACTGAGAGTTCATCTTGTCAGTTCCGGGGGGACTGAAATATCCTTCATTAactaaagaagaagataattGGGAATTGAATTTCGAAATCAAATTCAATTGAGAAGTCTGAGTGTTTGGTTTCTGACTTCTTCTATGGACCACAAATTCAAAATTCCTACTACCCTGacaaaaaaattcaaattatTTCTAGATCTTGCAGTCATATGAAATGATAATAACAGCAAAAATAATGCAGAAGTTGTAGTGGTTGAATATTTTTGTCCTCTATTCTCTGTTGATACCCATTGCTGTATTTGTATGGATGCAATTTAAAAAGTTCTGTAAAGCACAGTTTTCCATTAAAACCAAAGTAACCACCTCAACTTAAAAGACGATAAGAGAACACTAATAACTGTTAACTACTTCCGCTAATTCATAAGGATAAGATGTGTGCCCTTCAGTTCCTCACTGCCAAAGTCTACCTAATTCTGAACATAGAAGGGCACAACTTCAAAACCAATGTTAGAAGTGTTCTTTGGAGGTATTATGGAATGTCTGTGATGTCATAATTAGTCAGATTCAACAACAGAAGTTTCTAATATGCAGAAGAAACTAAAGCCTTCACCGAAAGAGATTCTTTACCCTCCTCGCATATGAGCTCCGAGTTCCCCGAATTGATCGTCGGCTTCTTCAGTATCCTCAGAGAGTCTAACTGCATCAAGCTTCTGTTTAAGGACCTCGATGGCATTTAAGACAATTTGGGAAGCTTTCACAGCACCTGTAGATTCAACTGTAAAAATAAAACTATCTTCTCTCCCAGTAATTTCCACAAGCCCTGGCTTTCCCATCGCTTCTGCTTT
This is a stretch of genomic DNA from Papaver somniferum cultivar HN1 chromosome 1, ASM357369v1, whole genome shotgun sequence. It encodes these proteins:
- the LOC113292941 gene encoding cyclin-D3-3-like, which translates into the protein MAPSSLPHQDSSVYYLDALYCQEEQAWEEEEVEEETKDNDENSSFIRNDNGFVLPAFLMEQDLFWENDELMSLFTKEKEMISDNLLSKLESDPNLVRARKESIQWMLKVNAHYSFSPLTAVLAVNFLDRFLSSFHFQNDKPWMTQLISVACITLAAKVEETQVPALLDFQVEDSKYVFEAKTIQRMELVILSSLHWKMNPVTPLSFLDHIIRRLGLKSNLHWEFMQRCQLLLLSIISDSRFVCYLPSVLAAATMLHVINRIEPCNAKEYHDQLMGVLQIDKDKVDECVELILECTAPLEYNVANLKRKYESVPGSPNGVMDANFSSDSSNDSWIATESVAVASPKPSSFKKSRVQIQQLRLPSINRFAVELLTSPR